The stretch of DNA TATGCAGTCGCAGACGGCCGAGCGTGTACTCCTCCTCTGCCATGCGCCTCACAGCCTGGTGTTCCTCGATGGAGCCACGTGTATCGAGGAGGAACCAGAGAGGAATGGAAGCTGTCAGTTCCGCGCCCCAGTGTCTGCCGATATCCGCAAAGTCCTGCTCTATATAGGCGATCTCGAAGCGTGGCAGGAATTCCATCCAGCGCCATGAGGCATTTGCTCGCATGGCGTCCCGCTGTTCACGCAGTCGTGCCAGCATCGGGGAGGATTCGGCATCCGGCGCGGCAGCTGCACCGTCACGGACTTTCGCGAGCAGAGCAGGGAGATCGAGGGGTCGCAGACTGTCGGCCGGAGACTGTGCACGAATGCTGCCGAGGTCGAACAGTCCACCACCGGCTTCATACAGCCTGCGGGCTGCATCGCGGAGCGCGAGCTCCGCTTGCGCGAGGGCCACCCGAGACGTAGCGGCTTCCGCACGCGCGCGGGATGATTCAAGTGCACTGCTTTCACCTTCGGTATGCCGCAACGCGGCCTTGCGTGCGAATTCTTCGGTGAGGGTGGTGTTTTCCTTCTGCAGCGTAAGCTGCTGCCAGCTTGCATACCATGCAGCATAGCTTGCAATGAGCGAGGCACGGACCTCCATGCGGACCACGGAAATCTGCTGTTCCGATGCACGTTGGAGATGCGCATCCATTCCCCCGCGGGCTCCGATCAGTAACGGGAGGTCGAACTCCTGGCTCACCTGCCATTCGCGGAGAGCACCGGTTCCGAGACTGCCTGCCCGAGGAATCTCTTCTTCATGGAAGGTCAGTGCGGGAGAAGAGGGACTCCAGCCCTGCAGCTTGCGACCGTGATACATATCGACTTTTGCCTGCGCGGAAACGACACGCGGATGCTCGTCGATGCGCGCAAGCATGTCCGCCAGTCTGAGCTGTGCCCGACCGGTAATCGTGCCACCGAGAAAGAGAAACGTGAGAAAGAGGAGACGATATTTCATACCTAAAATCAACTTTGCTTATATGGAACCCGGGGTATTGCGAGGCAGCGTCTTACAGAACCCTGCTTCGCGAAGCAATTGCCCGGGGTTAATTAGGATGCGACAGGTCCTACTAAGGATTCTTTATGCAGCGCAGCGGTACTCCTGTGCCATTCGTATGCGGTCGTGGTGCTTGTTCAGAGCGGCATCACAGCTTTGACGAAGATGCCTTGAGATTTCCACCGGACGTTACTGAGATCAAACCAGTGATTATCTCTGAGGTCTCGGAAGCCCAGCTCAATAGCCCTTCCGTCCTCAGAAGTAAGCGCCAGTCCAACCGTAAAGTTCCAGCCCAGACGATAAACGTCATCCTTCGAGGAATAGCCGGGATAGGTTTCGTCAAGGCTCGCGGCCACATGAAAACCAAAACCAATGAAACCGGAAAGAGGGCTGTTCTCAAGTCCATACGGTCGCCCATGCATGACGTACTCAACAGGCACCAGCAGGGATGTGCTCGTAAAGCGGAGTGGCGCGTCGTTACCCCATGCCTGCGCTTCATATCTGCAGTACGCAACGCCAATTTCGAGTGCGCCGCGACTTGTTTCATTTTCATACAGCGTGCAGCGGATTTGCAGCCAGGGATCGAGAGAGGCGATGCTCGATCCCAAGGGATCATATCCACGGGCGTTGCCAAGCTGTGTCGATTCGAAATTGATCGTAGAGCTGGCAAACCAGCGTTGGCCTTCATCTGTATTGTCCTGCGCATGAACAGTTGACGAAAAACTGACGATCAGCATAAGAACAAGCAGATGACGTCCCATAAGCCCTCCGAATACATCTGGTTACGGATAATACTGTCGGAATATATAAACCTTCGGGGCCTGATCAAAGTAGTTGCTGCGTGGGAGGGAGGAAATGCCACGGCGGAGTCGGAATTATGCAGAAACTGCATATCTGACGCATCAGAAATATGCAGAAACTGCATAAGCACAGAGCTGAGAATATGCAGAAACTGCATAATTGCGGTAGAATCCGTGTGGAAGGGGGGAAAATGTCGCCCCCACTTGACATCCTCCTAATGGTTTCGTATAGTTACTAAAAAATTAGTAGCCACTGGAGATCACATGGCACGGAAAAAGCATGAATTATCAGCTGCGGAGTGGGAACTCATGCAGGAGGTCTGGGAGAAGGGAAAAGCTGTGACCGTACGGGAAGTGCTCGAAAGCGCATATCCCAACGATGAGAAAGCGTACACTACGGTACAGACGCTCATGAATATCCTGGTGGAGAAAGGATTTCTCCGCAGGAAGAAGATGGGGCTCGTGAATCAGTATAGTGCAGCTGTTGCGAGGGACAGGGTGCTGGATGCAGGGGTGACGCAGGCGGCGGAACGCATGTTCAGTGGCTCGTTCGGCGCGATGGCCTCGTTTCTGGTCAGTAACCGCAAACTCAGTGATGCCGATATCCGGGTGTTGCGTGAACTCATTGACGCGCATGACGCAGAGGAGGAAGCACAATGAACGCCTTGCTGGATTATGTGAATGCAAACGCACTGAACATGCTGAACCTGTGGCTGACCATGCAGTTTCAGACGGGTCTGTTCATCGTGGTCATTTTTCTGCTGGATCTCGGTCTGCGCAACGCCGGTCCGAAAGTGCGCTACCTGCTGTGGATCTCCGCGCTGGTGAAATCGGTTATTCCGCCGATTTATTTCGATCTGTTCAGCGGTAAGGCGCCGGTCACCGGGTTCTTTGCGCTGCCCGCAGCCGTTGTCAGTGCGGTGGCACCAGGAACAGTGGAGCGCATATCCGCGCCGACGATCATCGTTGCCGCACTGTTTCTGGCATTTATCGTATTCACCGTCTTCGTCCTTCAGCGATCATGGAAACTGCGAAGGAGGCTCATGAACGCCGATCCCCTTCTGCATGATGCATGGGATGAGGGACCTCGCGTGTACGTTTCCTCCCGCATCCCGACACCGCTCGCAATCGGCATTCTGCGTCCCCGCATCTATGTGACACAGGAAATCGCCACCGCGTCACGGGAGGTCCTGCATGCCGTACTGCATCACGAGCACGCGCATATCCGCCGCCGGGATGGCGTCCTGGTGCTGCTGCAGACGCTGGTGCAGATGTTCTATCTCCTGAATCCGCTCGTCTGGCTCATGAACATTCGTCTTTTCCGTTATCGCGAGCAGATCTGCGACGAGCAGGCGCTCGAGCGAACCGGAACGCGCGCCGTGGATTACGGCAGACTGCTGCTGCGTTTCGCAGAAGCGGAACCGGCTCGTATTGTGCAGACGGGAACCTGCTTTTTCGAAACCCGCCGCGGCTTCGCAGCGCGTATCTCACATCTGTTCAAATCGCGGGAGGAAAAAAACATGAAGCGTCTGCACCGAGTTGCCGTTGGAGCCTGCATCCTTCTGATACTCCCTCTGTCGTGGCAGTGCAGCGAGGAAACCGTCTCGTACAGAGAAATCAACAAGGTTTCCTATGAGGATAAACAGGCGATCGATGAGTCGGGCGACAGCCTCTCGCTGCGGCTCGGTGATCCATTGTCCTCGACCGCGACGTATAAAAAAGAGGGAAAATGGAAGACGGGCGCGGGTGCGAAAATCGTTGGCGGACTCAAAGCGCTCTCCAGCCATGTCATCTACCCGGAAGAAGCATTGAAACAGAACCTTGAAGGGGCGGTGGTGGTCCAGGCTAAAATCGTCCGTGACGGCAAACCGGTTTATGCCGAAGTCATTGCCTCGGCACATCCACTGCTCGACGAGGCAGCGAAGAAGGCGGTTATGGAAACGGATTTCAAGGTTGCACATCGCAATGGTAAACCGATCGAGTCCATGATTGCCGTACCCATCCGCTTCCGTCTCAATACAAAGCCGCCGGATGACAAATAGCGTTGGAGCCGGGATTGCTTCCCGTGAGGTGTTCACGGATGCCTGCTGTCACTGCGGAAGCAATCCCGGATCGAAAGATTGAACAATGGAAAGATGGAATAATGGAAAATGGAAACATCCCAGCGCACGGACATCATTCCATTATTCCATCTTTGCATGGCAAAACATTAAGGAGTGAAGCAATGAAAAGAGCGATATTGACGATGTTTGTGCTTCTGCTGCCTGCACTGCTGCAGGCGCAGAATACGGATGAGGCAGACCGTTCACAGTACTTTGATACGGTAGAAGAGCCGCCGACAATTGTGGGCGGAATTTCCGCTCTGGCCAAAAACATCACGTACCCGAAAGAAGCCCATGAGGCGGGGATCGAGGGAACGGTGATTGTCGAGGTGCTCGTGAGTGAACAGGGAAAGGTCGATGACTGTAAGGTGAAACGGAGCCCGAATGACCTTCTGAGCGAAGCGGCATTGAAGGCGATGCGGGAAGTGACCTTCAATCCCGGACGGAGCGCAGACAAGCCGGTCAAGTGTATCGTCTTCGTGCCGGTGAAATTCAAACTTGCCCCGAAGAAAGAGGACGTTGACGACAAGTAACCGGCAATAGTGCGCCGACAGGCGGTGGTCAGGAACCTGTCCTGCCCCTAAGGCTCGCGGAGTGTCGTTCCTGTTGTCAGGACTTTCCGAGTCCGAAAGTTTTCACCATTTCCCAGACCAGGGATGGCTGATGCCGCAGTGCGGTACGGAATACTCCCCAGATCGTACGTTTTTCCGGCTTCAGTTTGAGGACGTTGACTGCGATGTCATCGAGCGCCGTGTCCGGGAATTTGTAGACGGCGGATTTCATGTTGTGATACGTCCGATGTTTTGCGCCGATCTCCTTTTCCCATTGCCGGGGGTATTCCTGCAGTAGCGAAAGATCATCATGCTGCAACGCCTTCGCGATGGCCTCGCCAGCCATTTTCCCACCAAACATGCCACTGGTAATGCCGCCGCCGGACATCGGATTGACCTGATGGGCGGCATCGCCGATAAGCAGCAGATTTTCCCTCACAAGCGTATCGACCGTCACGGCGCAGGGAACGCCTCCAGCCACGGTAGTGAGCACGCCGGCCCCGGGGAAGCGCTGTGCGATGAAATCCTGCAGATATCTTATCGCCGCACGCTTTTTCGAAGCCATGCCGCTGATTCCCACACCGACATTGGCCATGCCGTTGCCTTTCGGAAAGACCCAGAGGTAGCCCATCGGAGCAGTGTCATTGCCGAAATAAAACTCACAGGTGTCGTCGGCGAGATCGATGTTCGAAACTGTCATCTGCGCGCAGGTCTCCATATCGCGCATATGTGTCGTCGTATCGATACCCGCCCATTTCCCCACGCGCGATTCCACGCCGTCAGCACCGACGATAATGCGTCCCCGCAACTCACGTGGCTCGCCGCGCCAGCGCAGCCGTACGCCATCCCAACCCTTGTCAGCCGGGAGCAATCCTTCAACATAGCTTTTCGTATGTACCTCCGCTCCTGCTTTCACGGCGAGGCGTGCGAGGTCGTAGTCGAAGATGCGGCGTTCGAGTACGTAGCCGTATCCCCCCAGATCGGGTTCGACGGTATGCCCGGACGGAGAGATGAGGCGAAAGTGTTTTATGGTCGACGCGATCCACCGGGGATCGATATCGACGATCTTCTCGAGGCTCCGGTTGCTGACGGCTTCCCCGCAGCGAACAGGCATGCCCACATCCCGATCCTTCTCGAGAACGACCACTGAAGCTCCATGTGCCGCCGCGAAACGTGCGCAGGTTGTTCCTGCTGGACCGGCACCGACAATGATGACGTCATACTGCTCTTTCATGTCTCGGCCGGTGACTTCTTCACGGGTTTGTTGAATACGAGTACTTCGAAGGGACAGACCCACACGCATTTGGCGCAGTTGGTGCAGCGTTCTTCGATAATGCTGATGTGGGCTTCCTGCAGTTCGATGGCGTCTTCGGGACAAACACCAACGCAGCAGCCACAGAAATCACAGCTGTTGGGTTTGATATCTATCAGTAGCAAGGATCATCCTTTCGCATAAAAAAAAAGGAAGCGCATTACTGCGCTTCCTCAATTTCCAGATTCCCTCTCCCAAAGGCAAGCTTAGCGGACCACCTGCATCCTGAGATGACGAATTTCCGCGCTGCCTGAGGCGGCGTTTTCCGCGATCATGGTGACAATGTAGCTGCCGGCTGCGATGTGCAGGGGCTGCCAGTTCACAGCGTAGGAACCTGCCGCGCGGTGCTCATCGAGAAGTGTCGCGATTTCCTGTCCCAGCAGATTACTCACACTGATGCGAACGTTGCTGTCTTCTGCGACATCATAGCCCACTGTCGTACCGTTGCCGAGCGAGAGTGAAAGCGGGTTGGGGTAGTTCTGATGCAGTGCGTAGGCATTCGGCCGGAGGCTGAAATTGACGATAGCTTCTGGACTGTATTCTGTTGTTCCGTCGAAATCTTCCTGACGCAGGCGATACTTGTAAATTCCATCACCCGGAAGATCATTATTGAGAGCAAGGTACTGGCGTTGTGCGTACGTCGTCCCTGCACCTTTCACAAAGCCCACAGTTTTCCATTCGGAAGGACCTTCTGAAATCGGGTCGAGCCGTTCAATATGGAAGCCGTAGTTATTGGTTTCGCTGGCTGTCACCCATTTCAATGCGACGGCTTCACCCTGCTGTGCGGCGGTGAAGGAAGTCAGTTCAACGGGAACCCAGGTAAGACACTGAGGTTGCGCATCGAAATTTTGCTGCTGCGCAACGCCTGCTTCAAAGAAATAGGTCAGAGCGCCCGTCGAGGTGTTTCCCCAGACGCACACAGATATCGGAGGCGGAGGGGAGGTTTTCGGAACGAAATTGAAATGACAGAGCGTCGGGGGATTATTTTTCAGTATCGGTGCCGACCCGAAGGTTGGATGATATTCGGAATACAACGTGACATCCGGATTGATGCCGTTACTGTCCCAGTCAGGAATACTGCCATCATCAAACCCGGACGACTGGAAGTGTTTGTTCGTGATCGGATTCGTGGGATCCATACCCAGCTCGCTGGGGTTGTAGCTGAGTGCCACAGATACCGCCTCGATGTTCATGATGGTCATTGCAGGCTTCATGATCGCTTTCACTTCCCATTTCGAGGAAGAAGCAGTCACTGTCTGCAACTCGAGGATAGTGCTCTGCGCGCTGCTCTGCAACGGGGAGGATACGAATAGCACGAAAGCTGTAAGGAGAAACAATTTCTTCATAGAACGTCCAGGAAAAGAATGATAAGCGTAGTTCTCGTCGTTACATAATACTCAATTTCACGGCAGAAATTCAAGGGATTTATGATGCACCGTGGGTCGGATCTCGAAGATATCCTCTGCCTCTGAGCATGGAAAAACGGAATGATGGAAAAATGGAAATATGGCATCGGGCGCATGTTTCCATTTTTCATTCATTCCATCTTTTTATCATCGGCAAAGGCCCCGGGCAACTGAATACCCGGGGCCTTTGCCGTAAGTCAGGAGATAGCGCGGGAGCTTATTTGCTCAGCACCATCTTGATGGTCTTCGTGAAGCTCATGCCCGACTCGGCGCCGGTCATGGTCACGCTTGCGATGTACGTGCCGCTCGAAAGCTGTGAGCCATCGAACTGTACCTCATGCAGACCCTGGTCCACGTTGCCGTTGACCAGTTCCGCCACCTGACGACCAAGAGCGTCGGTCACGACCAGGCGCACATGCGACTGCTCGGGTACCGCGAACTTGATCATCGTCGACGGATTGAAGGGGTTCGGATAGTTCTGATCCATCGCGAAGCTGGCTGCGGTCGGTGTACCGGCCTTCGGCGTGCCACCGTACCATGGCGTCGTCTGCGCCCAGTTCAGCTTCATGGCGATGTAATCCATGTTGTTGACAACACCGTTTCCGTCCGTATCCATGTAGCAACCCTCAGGCGTGTACCACGGAGCGGCTGCCTGCGGTTTCCATTCGATGTACGTGAACGGATTCGTCTCGGAATCGGCCTGGTAACGCGCGGGACCGCTCAGCCAGGTGGCGCGGAGATTGGCGTTGAAGATGTAGAGGTTCAGTTCACGGCGGTCAACATACGTGACCACACCGTCGTTGTTCACATCACCCGGCCAGACAACGCACGGCTGCTGTCCTTCGCCCACGATGAGCAGGGCCGAAGGATACGGCATGTAATCGCGGTAGGCGTCGCAGCTGTTCTTCGTCCAGAAGTTCACCTCGATCTTGTAGGTGCCCGCCTGGAGCGAAGACGGCAGGTTGATGTACTGAATGCCATCGAGCGTGATGCCATACTGTTTCTGTGCCGTCAGCTGCGTCTGATACGCAAGCTGCTCGCTGGGGATGGAGTAGAAGCTCACGGTCATCGTGATCGTGGCGTCGAAATCGGGGAAGGCCACCGAGTAATGCACACCGATGCTGCCCGGTGCTTCGGCGTAGGCGGCAGGATACCCCTGTCCGTCAACAAAGTCGTAATTGACCGAGCCCGGCGTGATGTAGCAGGCTTCGTCAGCGCCCATGTAGGGCTGAATACGATCTTCACCATCGATATCGTCTGTCACCTGGGTGAGAAGTGTACCGAAGAGATCGGTGTCGTCTTCCGAAGGCGATGTCAGGTGCAGGTCTCCTGTGTACATGTCCTTGAAGGAAACGGTTTTGGAAATGGAGTTGGCGTCCATACCGGAGGCACCCTGCAGGGCTCCGAGGCTGGCGCGGGATCCACCCCAGTACACGAAGTTGTTACCAGCCGTGTAGAACAGGTTATAATCGGATCCATTGATGTATCCGTTGCCGTTCACGTACCAGGCATAGCCGTCGCCCGTGTGGTAGAACATGTTGTTGTAGAACTCGCTGCCCTGGGCGTAGTACGAGTACACGGCGTAGCTGCTCGTATAGTTCGAGTTGATATGTACTGTGTTATGGGCAAACAGCGTGTTGTAGTCACGATAGCCGTAGATACCGTAGTACGTACGTGTGGTCGTATTCAGGATGGAGATCATGTTGTTGGCGAAGATGGAGTTACCCGACTGGTAGTAGTTCTCGTAGTAGAAATACACACCGTAGGCATATGCGCCACCGTCGGAATAGATCATATTCCGTTCGATCTGCGAATCATAACCGTAGTAGAAGGAGCAGGGATAGTGGTATGTATACGTGTTCGTCGGCTCCTGGTAGATCTTGTTGTCGAGGAACTTGATCTTTCCGAGATACACGCCATAGTAGGGGCGATAGTACTGACCGGTAAACTCGTTGCCCTGGATGAGGTTGTCATCCTCGGTCGAGGTCGTTCCGCCGCCGTACATGTACATGCCGTAGGAACCTTCGCGGATACCGCAGTTGAGGAAAGTTGTACGGTCGTTATTCGTACCGGTATTCGAGTACACAACAGCGACATACGTCGATGTGGAATTCACGTTTGGTGAAATAAGCTCGAGATTGTCAAACGTGCAATCCGTAGACGCACCGTCGAAATAAATGACGCGTCCGTACGAATTGTTGGTCGCTTCCATGGTCATGTTCTTGAAGGTCACGAACTTGGCGGAACCCAGTGCGACGATATAGTTGTCGCCTGTGCCGCTTGCATTCCAGACCAGCTCGACATCCGCCTTGTTCCCGGTTTCGGACTGGAAGGTGATGGTGTTGATGGCGGAGGCGCCGTCAATACCCTGCAGACCGATTTGCTCATTGTACGTTCCGGAGCGGACGTTGAATACCACCGGACCGCATACGCCGTACTGGTTGAGATCCGCCACTGCGGAGGCGAAGTCGGAATAATCCGGTGACGCGCCACCGAGGGTGAACGTGCCGCTGAGGGCCGGCTGAACTGTTACGTCAAGGGAATCGTTGGCGGAGAAGCTGTCGTTGGTGTTATTCGGGTTTGAAGTCCATGCGACGATGTGCACAGGCACGCCGGCGGCGAAGTTATGCGATCCAAGGGTGATCGTTGCGTCAGCCAGTGTCGGCATCGGTGTTGTGTAATTGATCGCCGTCTGCGGCACGCCGTTGAGCGACCAGTTAATGGTCACACTGTTGAGCGTGTTCGTCCCGAAGTTTTTAAGATTGACTTTGATGTCCTGCTGCCCGGCGCAGAAATTCACCGGGGAGAGCAGCTTCGAGATGCCTGCATCGTCGGGCAGCGCCGGCGACATGTCGATTCCAAAGCTGTAGCGGGCATAGTCAGCACCGTATCCGCCAGTCGCGGAACAAGAGGATCCTCCGTAAATACGGCGATATCCGCCACCACTGGTGTTGTAATAACGCACGTAGAAGCCGCCACTGTATCCATCCTGACAGATATTCACAATCAGAGCCTGGCTCGGATTGTAATAGAACGGCGTCTGCAGTGTGATACCAATCCAGTCGTTTGTGTTTCCGCTGGCCAGCGTGGTGCTGGAGGCATTATAGCAGGTGGTCAGACCAGTCGTGAACGTTGTTGTGTACGGAAAACTCGTCGTCGTGCTCTGTCCGAGCTTCACGGTCAGGTTCGTGAACGTCGGGTTGGTGGTTGAGTTTCCACGCTTGAACCAGATTTTGGTAATGTTTCCGGAGTAAGCGCCGGTGAACTCGTTCGCCAGGTAGTGATGCTCGGTGTGAGGAGAAGTTGTTGTCGAGAAGGGAAAAACATTCGTTCCCGAAGCATTATCTACATAATACTGCGGTGTTTGCGCCTGGGAAACGAACGTCCCCAGAAGGAGGAAGACGCTGACCGCGAGTCCGCGGATAAGCATCGACCGTGGGTTGGTCTGTAGCGTTTGAGACATCCTGTACCTCATATTTACTGGTGGGACACTGCGTGATTGTTCTATGTTGTCTCTGGAATGCGGTAGGAGGTGGGACTCCGATGCATTGAGTAATTACTGGCATTCTCCGTGGATGGTTATCGCGTCTTGCCTCTGACAGCAGGCCTGTCTGGTTGTGGCTAAGCTGGATACCTGGGCAACAACAGGGATTGACACTATCACTACGGCGTGATATCGCCAATCCAATCATCATTTCCGTTCCATCAACCTGGCAGATTGAGTTGTCTGCCTCTATTGTCAGATCGCAGCTGTCTGTAGCTAGTGAATAAAAGATACAGTGAAAAGTAGCATTATGTCAACCGGAATCGGTTTTTACGTGCATTTTTTTCACAGTGTGAATAATGGGCATGCAGGTGGGGAAATTTGAGGGGAAAATGGGGGTATTGTGAAGCAAGTGCCAAAAAACCGGGTCCCTGTTACTGGGGACCCGGTTTCAATGAGGTATAGCTAATAATGATCGAGGCCCTGTTCAGGAGAATGAACAGGGCCTCGATCAAGAAGTCAGCTGTGAGCAGCGGGAGCTTATTTATTCAGCGCCATCTTGATGGTTTTGGTGAAGCTCATGCCGGATTCGATACCGGTCATGGTCACGGTTGCGATGTAGGTACCGGTGCTCAGGTCACTGGCATCGAAGAGTACATCGTGAATTCCCTGGGCTTTGTTGTCGTTAACCAGTTCCGCCACCTGACGACCAAGAGCGTCGGTCACGACCAGGCGCACATGCGACTGCTCGGGAACCGCGAAGCGAATCGTCGTCGACGGATTGAAGGGGTTCGGGTAGTTCTGATCCATCGCGAAGCTGGCTGCGGCAGGAGCGCCCGACTTCGGCGTGCCGCCGTAGTACGGAGTCGTCTGTGCCCAGTTCAGCTTCATGGCGATGTAGTCCATGTTATTGACAACGCCGTTTCCGTCAGTATCCATGTAGCAACCCTCCGGTGTGTACCACGGGGCGGCTGCCTGCGGTTTCCATTCGATATACGTGAACGGATTCGTCTCGGAATCAGCCTGGTAACGCGCGGGACCGTTGAGCCAGGACGTACGGAGATTGGCGTTGTAGATGTAAAGATTCAGTTCGCGGCGATCAACGTAGGTCACGATGCCATCGTTGTTGACATCACCCGGCCAGACGACGCACGGCAGTTGTCCTTCACCGACGAGGAGCAGGGCCGTGGGATACGGCATGTAATCGCGATATGCGTCACAGCTGTTCTTCGTCCAGAACACCACTTCAATCTTGTAGGTGCCGGGCTGGAGGGAGGGAGGAAGTGTGATGTACTGAATGCCGTCGAGATTGACGCCGTATTGCTTCTGCGCGGTAAGCATTGTGGAATAGACAAGCTGCTCAGAAGGAATGGCATAGAAATTCACCGTCATGTTGATGGTTGCATCGTACTCAGGGAAGGCCACCGAGTAATGCACACCAATGCTGCCGGGTGCTTCGGCGTAGGCGGCAGGGTAACCCTGTCCGTCGACGAAGTCATAGTTGACCGAGCCCGGCGTGATGTAGCAGGCTTCGTCCGCACCCATGTACGGCTGAATGCGCACTTCGCCGTCAATATCGTCGGTGACCTGGGGAAGAAGCATCCCGAACAGGTCCGTGTCATCCTCCGAGGGCGAGGTCAGGTGCATATCGCCACCGTACAGGTCCTTGAACGACACAATTTTGCTGATGGAATTCGCATTCATTCCGCTGGCGGCCTGGAAGGCCGCGAGGTCGGTGCGTGCACCGCCCCAGTAGGCGATGTAGGTGCCGTTCGTATACCAGTTGTTGTAATCCATGGCAGACACGTATCCGTTGCCGACTTCATACCAGCAATATCCTGCACCCGTCTGATGCATGATATTATTGTAGATCTGGCTTCCGTTGGCATACGGGGCATAGACGAGGTAGCTGCTGGCATACGGCGTGTTGCTGTGGAAGGTGT from bacterium encodes:
- a CDS encoding TolC family protein, with protein sequence MKYRLLFLTFLFLGGTITGRAQLRLADMLARIDEHPRVVSAQAKVDMYHGRKLQGWSPSSPALTFHEEEIPRAGSLGTGALREWQVSQEFDLPLLIGARGGMDAHLQRASEQQISVVRMEVRASLIASYAAWYASWQQLTLQKENTTLTEEFARKAALRHTEGESSALESSRARAEAATSRVALAQAELALRDAARRLYEAGGGLFDLGSIRAQSPADSLRPLDLPALLAKVRDGAAAAPDAESSPMLARLREQRDAMRANASWRWMEFLPRFEIAYIEQDFADIGRHWGAELTASIPLWFLLDTRGSIEEHQAVRRMAEEEYTLGRLRLHTQREHVRENLQTALTHFQAYENELRSEATVIAAAAESGYANGEIGYMEYIDGRRSANEIRLGYYDALAAVYAAIARYEQYYNEYVLD
- a CDS encoding BlaI/MecI/CopY family transcriptional regulator encodes the protein MARKKHELSAAEWELMQEVWEKGKAVTVREVLESAYPNDEKAYTTVQTLMNILVEKGFLRRKKMGLVNQYSAAVARDRVLDAGVTQAAERMFSGSFGAMASFLVSNRKLSDADIRVLRELIDAHDAEEEAQ
- a CDS encoding M56 family metallopeptidase, which gives rise to MNALLDYVNANALNMLNLWLTMQFQTGLFIVVIFLLDLGLRNAGPKVRYLLWISALVKSVIPPIYFDLFSGKAPVTGFFALPAAVVSAVAPGTVERISAPTIIVAALFLAFIVFTVFVLQRSWKLRRRLMNADPLLHDAWDEGPRVYVSSRIPTPLAIGILRPRIYVTQEIATASREVLHAVLHHEHAHIRRRDGVLVLLQTLVQMFYLLNPLVWLMNIRLFRYREQICDEQALERTGTRAVDYGRLLLRFAEAEPARIVQTGTCFFETRRGFAARISHLFKSREEKNMKRLHRVAVGACILLILPLSWQCSEETVSYREINKVSYEDKQAIDESGDSLSLRLGDPLSSTATYKKEGKWKTGAGAKIVGGLKALSSHVIYPEEALKQNLEGAVVVQAKIVRDGKPVYAEVIASAHPLLDEAAKKAVMETDFKVAHRNGKPIESMIAVPIRFRLNTKPPDDK
- a CDS encoding energy transducer TonB; the protein is MKRAILTMFVLLLPALLQAQNTDEADRSQYFDTVEEPPTIVGGISALAKNITYPKEAHEAGIEGTVIVEVLVSEQGKVDDCKVKRSPNDLLSEAALKAMREVTFNPGRSADKPVKCIVFVPVKFKLAPKKEDVDDK
- a CDS encoding NAD(P)/FAD-dependent oxidoreductase, with protein sequence MKEQYDVIIVGAGPAGTTCARFAAAHGASVVVLEKDRDVGMPVRCGEAVSNRSLEKIVDIDPRWIASTIKHFRLISPSGHTVEPDLGGYGYVLERRIFDYDLARLAVKAGAEVHTKSYVEGLLPADKGWDGVRLRWRGEPRELRGRIIVGADGVESRVGKWAGIDTTTHMRDMETCAQMTVSNIDLADDTCEFYFGNDTAPMGYLWVFPKGNGMANVGVGISGMASKKRAAIRYLQDFIAQRFPGAGVLTTVAGGVPCAVTVDTLVRENLLLIGDAAHQVNPMSGGGITSGMFGGKMAGEAIAKALQHDDLSLLQEYPRQWEKEIGAKHRTYHNMKSAVYKFPDTALDDIAVNVLKLKPEKRTIWGVFRTALRHQPSLVWEMVKTFGLGKS
- a CDS encoding 4Fe-4S binding protein — its product is MIDIKPNSCDFCGCCVGVCPEDAIELQEAHISIIEERCTNCAKCVWVCPFEVLVFNKPVKKSPAET
- a CDS encoding T9SS type A sorting domain-containing protein, with amino-acid sequence MSQTLQTNPRSMLIRGLAVSVFLLLGTFVSQAQTPQYYVDNASGTNVFPFSTTTSPHTEHHYLANEFTGAYSGNITKIWFKRGNSTTNPTFTNLTVKLGQSTTTSFPYTTTFTTGLTTCYNASSTTLASGNTNDWIGITLQTPFYYNPSQALIVNICQDGYSGGFYVRYYNTSGGGYRRIYGGSSCSATGGYGADYARYSFGIDMSPALPDDAGISKLLSPVNFCAGQQDIKVNLKNFGTNTLNSVTINWSLNGVPQTAINYTTPMPTLADATITLGSHNFAAGVPVHIVAWTSNPNNTNDSFSANDSLDVTVQPALSGTFTLGGASPDYSDFASAVADLNQYGVCGPVVFNVRSGTYNEQIGLQGIDGASAINTITFQSETGNKADVELVWNASGTGDNYIVALGSAKFVTFKNMTMEATNNSYGRVIYFDGASTDCTFDNLELISPNVNSTSTYVAVVYSNTGTNNDRTTFLNCGIREGSYGMYMYGGGTTSTEDDNLIQGNEFTGQYYRPYYGVYLGKIKFLDNKIYQEPTNTYTYHYPCSFYYGYDSQIERNMIYSDGGAYAYGVYFYYENYYQSGNSIFANNMISILNTTTRTYYGIYGYRDYNTLFAHNTVHINSNYTSSYAVYSYYAQGSEFYNNMFYHTGDGYAWYVNGNGYINGSDYNLFYTAGNNFVYWGGSRASLGALQGASGMDANSISKTVSFKDMYTGDLHLTSPSEDDTDLFGTLLTQVTDDIDGEDRIQPYMGADEACYITPGSVNYDFVDGQGYPAAYAEAPGSIGVHYSVAFPDFDATITMTVSFYSIPSEQLAYQTQLTAQKQYGITLDGIQYINLPSSLQAGTYKIEVNFWTKNSCDAYRDYMPYPSALLIVGEGQQPCVVWPGDVNNDGVVTYVDRRELNLYIFNANLRATWLSGPARYQADSETNPFTYIEWKPQAAAPWYTPEGCYMDTDGNGVVNNMDYIAMKLNWAQTTPWYGGTPKAGTPTAASFAMDQNYPNPFNPSTMIKFAVPEQSHVRLVVTDALGRQVAELVNGNVDQGLHEVQFDGSQLSSGTYIASVTMTGAESGMSFTKTIKMVLSK